A region from the uncultured Ilyobacter sp. genome encodes:
- a CDS encoding PolC-type DNA polymerase III, giving the protein ILLESNIHEKLNHRLKRYGIRNFEVRLVSGDFTKELQEVDNSIIKIEKELEKKIVSEETKGAPAKKAAPITTSESGDVVIGKIIKGKTISFEAFGEIYDGENCVLEGQLFSIEKRDLKSGKVLVTFNITNLENSVSCKKFMEKSEADKLSIKENIWVKLNGKKQRDKYSNDEEILMVGSINIIDSKTTEREDRAEEKMVELHTHTKMSEMVGSIDAKNLVKRALKYGHKALAVTDYGGVHSFPFVYKAAKGSDLKVIFGCDAYMVDDTRPMVENPKDVLIQEETYVVYDLETMGLNSHENEIIEIGAIKLKGTRIVDKYSQLINPGKSIPNKIQELTGITDDMVKDEPSIETVLPEFLDFAGDATLVAHNAKFDIGFLTRDVKKYTDIKDYKPSVIDTLQWARDLLPDLRGHGLKSVTKKLGVALENHHRAVDDSQATAHMFAVFLEKFMEKGAVKLNELDGVFPVNIKKQETNNIMLLVKNNTGLKNLYKLVSEAHINYYGSKKPRIPRSLIEKNRDGILIGAAMSMHFSNEGELASAYFRYNLDHLYEKINFYDYIELQPRESYTELYEKEGTGTISSFDSIEKANKFLYHLAKSKDKKVIATSNVHYLDEEDHRVRSILLYGSGSVFREKQYNSDNKFYFRTTNEMLREFSYLGEDIAREIVVESTNAIASEIEKVQPVPSGFFPPKIDNAEEIVKEMTYNKAYKIYGNPLPEIVAQRLERELRAIVGNGFSVLYLSAQKLVKESLDNGYLVGSRGSVGSSLVAFMMDITEVNALYPHYICADENCRYSEFMDKEGAGVDLPDKSCPKCGKDLKKEGHAIPFEVFMGFNGDKVPDIDLVRNVTLKVA; this is encoded by the coding sequence ATATTCTTCTAGAATCAAACATTCATGAAAAACTAAATCACAGGCTGAAGAGATATGGCATAAGAAATTTTGAGGTAAGGCTTGTGTCGGGAGATTTTACAAAAGAGCTGCAAGAAGTAGACAATTCCATAATAAAAATAGAAAAAGAACTTGAGAAAAAAATAGTATCTGAAGAGACCAAAGGAGCACCCGCCAAAAAAGCTGCTCCTATAACTACATCAGAAAGTGGAGACGTAGTTATAGGTAAAATTATAAAAGGAAAAACCATATCTTTTGAAGCCTTTGGAGAGATATATGACGGTGAAAATTGTGTCCTAGAGGGGCAGCTCTTCTCCATTGAAAAAAGAGATCTTAAAAGTGGGAAAGTTCTTGTCACATTCAACATTACAAATCTTGAAAACTCAGTATCCTGCAAAAAATTTATGGAAAAGTCAGAAGCCGATAAACTTTCCATAAAGGAAAACATTTGGGTAAAATTAAACGGAAAAAAACAGCGGGATAAGTATTCAAACGATGAAGAAATACTAATGGTAGGCTCTATAAACATTATCGATTCAAAAACAACCGAGAGAGAGGACAGGGCAGAGGAAAAAATGGTAGAACTGCACACCCACACAAAAATGAGTGAGATGGTAGGTTCCATAGATGCTAAAAACCTCGTAAAAAGAGCCCTAAAATACGGCCATAAAGCTCTGGCGGTAACAGATTATGGGGGTGTACACTCCTTTCCTTTTGTGTACAAGGCGGCCAAAGGAAGTGACCTCAAGGTTATCTTTGGATGTGATGCGTATATGGTTGATGATACCCGTCCAATGGTTGAGAATCCTAAGGATGTTCTCATACAAGAGGAAACCTACGTTGTATACGACCTTGAAACTATGGGTCTTAACTCCCATGAAAATGAGATAATAGAAATCGGTGCCATAAAACTAAAGGGGACTAGGATAGTAGATAAATACTCTCAGCTTATCAATCCCGGAAAAAGTATACCAAATAAAATACAGGAACTTACAGGAATAACAGATGATATGGTGAAAGATGAGCCCTCTATAGAGACTGTTTTACCGGAATTTTTAGACTTTGCAGGAGATGCGACTTTAGTCGCCCATAATGCCAAGTTTGACATAGGTTTTTTGACCAGAGATGTGAAGAAATATACAGACATCAAAGACTATAAACCATCTGTCATAGATACTCTTCAGTGGGCTAGAGACCTTCTACCTGACCTCAGAGGACACGGACTAAAGTCTGTTACAAAGAAGTTAGGGGTAGCCCTTGAAAACCACCACAGAGCTGTTGATGACTCTCAGGCCACTGCCCATATGTTTGCTGTCTTTTTAGAAAAATTTATGGAAAAAGGAGCAGTTAAACTAAACGAACTAGACGGAGTCTTTCCTGTAAACATAAAAAAACAGGAGACTAACAATATAATGCTCCTGGTAAAAAATAATACGGGTTTAAAAAACTTATATAAACTCGTATCAGAGGCGCACATTAATTACTATGGAAGTAAGAAGCCTAGAATACCAAGGTCCCTTATAGAGAAAAATCGTGATGGGATACTTATAGGGGCAGCTATGAGTATGCATTTTTCAAATGAGGGGGAATTGGCCTCAGCATATTTCAGATATAATTTAGATCATCTATATGAAAAAATAAATTTTTACGATTATATCGAGCTTCAACCTAGGGAAAGTTACACTGAACTCTATGAAAAAGAGGGTACTGGAACTATAAGTTCCTTTGATAGTATAGAAAAAGCAAATAAATTCTTATATCACCTTGCAAAATCGAAGGATAAAAAAGTAATTGCTACTTCTAATGTTCATTACCTAGATGAAGAGGATCACAGAGTTAGAAGCATACTCCTCTATGGAAGCGGTAGTGTTTTCCGTGAAAAACAGTATAACTCAGACAACAAATTTTATTTTAGAACCACCAACGAGATGCTTAGAGAATTTTCTTATCTCGGGGAAGATATCGCCAGGGAGATAGTTGTAGAATCTACCAATGCTATCGCATCTGAAATAGAGAAAGTTCAGCCTGTACCAAGTGGATTCTTCCCACCAAAGATAGATAACGCCGAAGAGATAGTAAAAGAGATGACTTATAATAAGGCATATAAAATATACGGAAATCCTCTTCCTGAAATAGTTGCCCAGAGATTAGAAAGGGAGCTTAGGGCTATTGTAGGAAACGGCTTCTCTGTACTATATCTGTCTGCCCAGAAACTTGTAAAGGAATCTCTGGACAACGGTTATCTAGTTGGATCAAGAGGATCTGTAGGTTCTTCTCTTGTAGCTTTCATGATGGATATAACTGAAGTTAATGCTCTATACCCCCACTATATCTGTGCTGACGAAAACTGCAGGTATTCTGAATTTATGGACAAAGAGGGTGCAGGAGTGGATCTTCCTGACAAGAGCTGTCCCAAATGTGGAAAAGATCTCAAGAAAGAGGGACATGCCATACCTTTCGAGGTCTTTATGGGATTCAACGGTGATAAGGTTCCTGATATCGACCTAGTGCGAAACGTTACTCTGAAAGTAGCTTAG